The Neurospora crassa OR74A linkage group I, whole genome shotgun sequence genome segment GAGGTGCCGATCCAAACAGGGACTGTGGCATAGATGGGCCCCGAGGCGCGAGGCTCGGGGGAAGTGTCGGTGGGGGAGCAACCTGCGGGGCGACAGGGCCTGATACAGGAACAGGAGGGTGTGAGACCGGGGGACGAGTGGGCGCCGGGTGAGCTAAAGGAGGCTGGATGGGGGCTGCCTGGACCCCGGGTGACCAGTAAGGACTTGGGCCAGGTTGTCTACTACCTGGAATATCCATCACAGCTGTTGGGGCCGTTGTAACtggggctggtggtggtgccacCGGCGGCGCCTGAGATACCTGTACTGGGTGGACGACTGGCTCAACGGCAGGAACCAAGAGTGgcgcgggaggaggagggggtgttGGCTCCCTCTTAGGATGCACATGTGGTTGACGCCCCTCCTTTTTGCACTTGTGGCATTGAACGCTCCTCTGCTCAATGAACTTTTGTGCTTCTGATCCCAAATTACCGCAATATCCATTTACGAGCCCACGCTCCTGGGCTTCATCGATGGGGTACCACTTGGGACTCACATCAGTCCCACAAGTCAAGCATATCTTGCTGCCTAGTTGTCGGCAGCCCGCGGTTGATTCTCCATGATCCCCGTTAAGCAGGTGAATCGTCGAGATTCGTCTCGCTTGGTGACTCGTTGATGTCGCAGAAGATGAAGTAGGCCGAGTGGTTGGAGTGATTTGGATGGCCTTCCTGGCGCAACCCGTAAGAGTCAGGTCTGCCTGCTTGTAGTTTTGAACATAGAGCTGTAGTGCGGTCATGCCACTTTCGTCCACCTTTTCGTGCATTGGGTGAAATGCGCCCTTCTGAGGCGCATGTTCCTTGCACCAGATCGTGGCCGACATTGTACCACTTTCACTCCCGAGAGTAACGATGTTATGCTGATCACGGCGAGAACCCTTTACCGGTGTGATGTCAAAACCGAGGACATAACCGGCCTTGTGGGCACACTCAACGTGGACTGGCGACTTGCAATGATAGCAGCTGACACAAGCTCCGCCATCCTGTTTGCAAGCTCTGCAAATCTCCGAGTACTTGGTTCGGTTGATCAATGGGATTCCCTCAATAGGGGCAAGCGCTTTGGCATTGCCAAACTTGACTTCCGGGGTCCAAACCGCGCAAGTAACATGCACCCAATTGTTGTCTGCAGTCCGCTTCAGGGGTTCGCGCGGGTCGACAGGTCGGTTCAACTCCTCTTGCTTCTTCCGATAGTATTCCGCAGCCTTGATGGCATTCTCCCGCTCTTGGCGTTCACGCTCACGCTCCTTTTCGGTCTTCTTTTTATGGGAATTCTTGGGTGGCCCTACAAAATCATGCTCCGTTTTTTCAACCGGGCAAAGGACGCACTTGTAGCTCTGCAAAAGTGTTAGTAGACGACAACAATACTTCAGAAAACATTCGTTACTTACCAATGATACCTGCGGACTCTTGTCGTTCAGGCACATATCGCACGTCCATTTCCCGGGAGCCCGATGCTCAAGGACACCATAGCAGTTACGATGGACTGTCATCCGGCACTCCTTACATGAGAGATGTTGATCGCCCATAGGTTCCATCTGACGACAAATAGCGCAGGGTAATGTTCGCGGCTTCGGGATTTCGGGAACCGGGGGCGGTGGAGGCGGAGCGGGCTTCTCAATAGCCACCGGCTTCTCGAcgaccttctccttcttctttgttaTGACTGGGGTGGGAGTGGATGCCACACTGCCCGGCTCTGACACTGCGGGctcgagctccttctccttctccttttccttctccttttctttttccaccttttcgttttccttttccttctcctgggccttgtccttgtccttttcGCGAGTGGAtcccttgagcttcttccgCGGCGGCTCTTGACCAGCCGCTGGCGGCTCGTGGACAAGCGTTGGAACAGGCGTAGGTTCGGGGGTGCGAATCTTGGTGTTGGCAATCATTTCGTCAGCCGCGAGCAGCTCCTTGTAAAGGTCTTCGTCGACCTTGGGCTTCCAGTTACGGCCTGCGAGCTGAGCAACCTTCTTTGCAACTTCGTCCACGTCTTCCCACTGGATAGCGTATCGGCGCCAGAGCTCGGCGCACCGACGGCAGAGAGCAGGAATGAACTCCCCCTTCTTGTCCTGCTTGGTACTGCGACCACTAGTCTCGCCGATGGGTTGTGAAATAGTGGGGGCACGACGCCATTGCCGCGACGCCTTGGTGCCGCAAAACTTGCACATGAACGCCTTCTTTCGGGCTTTGGCCTTGCCTGCATCAAAAGCTGAATCGTCGTGGTCATCTGCAACGTCGTCGGCCTGCTTTGTGGCAGCAGCCTCGGCCTTCTTTGCgtcccttttcccctttctcgCAGCGAAATTACCCCAGATCTGCTTACCTCGCTCCGTTTTCTTCCAGGTATAGTAAAATCGGGTTACTGTTGCCGGCTTTAGAGTCTTGACGTGTTTCATAACGAGGTGCAACTCGGAGCCGTATTTGCCAACACCCTCCTCGAACTTTTTGAGTTCGGCAGGAGTAAGTTCGGGCTCCTTGAACTCCGCTTTGGGGACCTTGGACAGCTGCTGCAGGGCCTTTTTAGGGTCAAAATCATTTTTGAAGAGGAGGTCTCTTGCAACATCCTGCAAGTTCGTCGATCGTGGAGGAAGACCCAGCTCTACCGCCATGCCTCTGGCCTTGTCCATGAACTCGTCAATGGCTTCGTTGGGCATCTGCTTGCCGCAGAGTTCAGGAGGCTTGTAGAGTACTGTGACGgtatcatcaccacctctcTCGACATAACCGGCAGGCTCGTCCTGTATCCACTGAGGACGTGTCTCTCGCTTTTTACGTTCTGCTTCCAAAAGAGCCTGTTGCTCCTTGTTGAGCTTCCCGTCTTTTCTGCCGGTCTTCTTGATCTCGAGAGGCTTCACATACTGCACCGGGCGGCCATACCACGGCACCACAACGGCCTGGTGGCGCGGTCCTAACCGGGTGCTAGCACGGGGGAAGATGCGATCATCGTAATCCAGGGCATCCTCGACCTTGCAGTGCATTCCTAGGTAACGATATGGCCATAGGCTGCACTGGTATATCTGTTCTGCCGTGGCCTCCTGGTGCAAGTCCTCGGTGGCCGGACTAGTGCGACTGCTCATGCCAGTCTGGACGCCGGGCGggtcctcctcatcgtcttcgagaaactcgtcgtcatcgtcaaaaTGGGTACCGTTGGGATCGAGGACGTTGGGGGTGTTGCGCGCCTCCAGCTTGCGCTCTTGAGCACGGCTGCATGCAGCGCAGGACCAGGCAAAGCCACGCGACGGTTTCTTGAGCAGCGGCGGCCTTACACAGTTCATATGGTACGTGTTTTGACACACGGCACAATCCACCGAATCATTGCTGTTGCGGGCGTCAGCACATCCATCGCTTGCTGGTTGGTTGAGATGGGGGAGTGGTAATTGACAAAGACAAGGGGGAGTGATATGCGAATGATGGGGGAGCAAGGGACCAGGGGGGGTGGGGGCAAGGCATTGAAATGGGGGACCGCGACATGCTGCAACGTCCTGTTCCTGGGACGGGCCCACACTTATTGGCCAAGCCCAGAGGCACGAGTGCGAAGCCAAGCCGCGCCAAATCAAAGTATACCGTCCATCAGGATGATGCACAGACCACCTAATGCACTGAGCACCAAACCACccgaagaagggggggggggggggggttgtttGCAGTTAGTGTGTTCCCGTCCCGGTACCGCGGGTGGAAGGGGTGCATCGAAAAAGCAAGTGATGAAGTGAGTGAGGTGAATCAAGTGTGAGAACAAAAGGGAAGATGGAATCCGAACCCGATCTGAGGCAACACAGAAGGTCCACGACTTACCTGGCGCAGTAGCCGACGCACCGCTTGCAAGTCTTGACCGCACTGGTTAGTTCCTTGCCTCGGCCTTGCTCCACCAAAATGTACTTCCATCTCTCGTCCAGCACCTTCTTGACATGCTCGGGCACATTGATGATCTGCTTGGTCGGAATCACCTCGTAGTTCTTCTGGATATATCGGTCGTACAGCTTCTCGAACCAGAAACAGTCGCGCAACCTCTTATACGCCGCCAGGTCTGGGATTTCCGTCTTGTGCCGAATCTGACACTTGCCGCGCAGGGCCGTCAAAGGACTAATGTCCGAGTGCATCGTGGCGAAAACCATCCGCGTATCTTGCACTCTCCGACCAATGTCTTTGGGCCGGTAGTACCAGTTGACGCGCAGCGCGTCCACCGGCTTTGTCGGGTCGTTTTTGGTGTGCAAAAACTCCATGATGCGGCCCAGGTAGTAAGGCTCTCCAGGCGGCTCACAGACCAGATAAACGTGATCTGCAATCCATGTCAGAACGGCGCCTCTCGACACACCAAAAAAAGAGACGAAAACCGGAGCCATCATTTCCCCATAGGGAATTAGGCGCAACCCCCCCAAAAAGTAGAAGAGTTCACAACTTACCGTTCACCTCAAGAACAGTGCCGTCATCAGCCACCATCTTGTCGTCCTTGGGCATCGCCTTGGTGTTTTCAAAAGTGAGGAGATTCGTCTCGCCATAACCAGCAGCCGTGCCCAGATCGCTCACGGGCCCATTTGTCGGTGTCTTGCTGTTGCCGTTGTTATCGTTTGAAATGGTCTTGACCCGCTTGTTGTGCGATGTCGACGAGTTTGCTGCACTGGTCGGCGTCTGGCTGCTGGAAGCGATTGCTGCAGGATCTGCTTTTCGCTTTTTGGACTTTGTGGGGCCattggtagtggtggtggtagcagCCCCGTTTGCGGCCGGTGACGTCGAAGGTTGACGAGCCTGCTGATCTTTGGTGCCGTTGGAAGAGTGGCCTTTGCGAGAATCGTCGATTGTGGGAAGCGGCTTCCGTGAGGTCGACGTCGAGGTGGACGTGACGgtggttgctgctgatgtACCGTTTACCGCAGTGCGTGGCGCTGGCTGAGATGCACCATTTGTcggcgatgacgatgatgctgatggcGTTGCCGCTTGCGTTGttgctgatgatgctgatgctgcgGCTTGCTTCGAGGATCCCTTCTTGGCCTCACCTCCTTCTCGACGATCCGGATACAATTCGAAAATGTCCATGTCGAGGTCCCGATCCTCCGCGTAGTTGATGCGAGAATTGCCTGTGCGATTTCGTGAACGCGTTCCATAGGGGTTGGCCGCCGTGCTGCCAtctttggcggcggcggcggcggcttgtGCGCTTGTCTGTGTTGACTTGCCCATGGGGGCGTCGGTAGAAGGTTCAGAATTATTTGGGGGAAGAGGTGAGGGATCCAACATCCGTGGGAGAACGTTAGATATAGAGGTAGATGAGGTACCGGAGGAGGTTGCTGCGGGAGGGTTGGCTGACTGTTTGGTCGAGTTTGCATTTACACTTGCGGTTGCCgcgccctccttctccttggcagATAAGGTGCGACTCGCAGAGTTTGTCTGCTCCTCAGAGGGAATCACATGTTGTGTTTTTTGGGCCATGGTGCTGAAACAGTCAAAATGCCCGGCAAACCTGGAACCTTGAACCTTACAAGAAGTCAAGTGGGTGACGGGTGAAGTGTGTGCCTAGTGGCGCTCTTGATGTAGTGAATCAGATCTCCAACTGAACGTGGCCGAAAGGACTCGTGAACAGAGACGGCCACTCGACGTGGACTATGAGATGCTGGAAACGTGAGATGAAAGGGCCAGCAGATCGGCCATAAGGTAGGTCAGAAGCGTGCCGGCGCCCCGTGCAGACGACCAATGCCGTTGGGATCAAGTAAGATAGCTTCCAACACCCAAACCTGAAGTGAATCTGAGTTGGACCTGAATCTCAGGCTGACCAGGATGCTGATATGCCGGGGGAGGGAATGGGCAAGGCGAGTATGCGAGATGCCGtttggagcagcagccgtgGGACGACCGTGGCATAGACGGGACTGAGGAGCTCGAGGTAGGGTCAAGTCGCAAGAGGCGGCACGTCGTCTTGGTGGTAAAGGCGTAATATGCTGGTCTGTAATGGGGAAATGCTGTCAAAGTTGCGGCGGCCGGTAAAAATCCCGTCTGGGCTGGGGAAGACGTGGGCAGCCTATACACGGTCCAGATCAGGCAAGTCGGAGTGCATGTGGGAAGGACAAACCCAGCGTTGTTGGcgaagagggaagaaaagggaagggggagagagagagagagagagagagagagagagagatatgTGTGGGcaaaagtaatagtaatgGAGAAAGCGACTGGAGCGAGAAACGTCAAGTGGAAATGGGCAAGGATTCAtcagaagaggaaaggtacctttttttttttggcaaGGTCTTGCAGGGTGGCTCGTAATAACGGTCCTAACGGGGGACGGGGACCTAGTCGTTGTCTCTCTTGTACACACACTACTTATTTGGCTGGCTGGATGAATGTGGGTATGACCCATCATGGCCTCTATGTAGGTACACGACTTGCGGCTCATCATCACATCGAACTCGATTTTTCTTCCCGTCACGAGTGCCTCCAGGCATATGTAGGGAGGTTATTGTTGGTGGGAAGAAGACGTGAGAGACCTTTGTACAGCGACGAAATATGGAGTTCGATGTTCGAGGTCGGGTGCCGAGCGGACTTGCTCTTCTCTCAATATCTCGACGGGATGCTACCTAGGCGGGCAGACCTTGCCTCTTGTCTGACACTGCACTCTTGTAATGACAGTCACGTCTGCCGAGCGGTGGTAAAAATCCCCAGGGCATGATGGGTATTATGCTCGAGCCTCGAGTTAGTTCTTGGGGGGGGGAAAAGTTGAACACCTATTCAAGTgagcaagaaaaagaaactgCGACGACCAGGTGGGCTTTCCATCAACCTTCCAGCACCAAAGAGCCCGCACATTCGCAGGGCAGCCGAACCTAcgcaactacctctacttacctCCTAGCCTGCCCACACAACACACATTCGGATGGGTGGATCCGGATATCGCTAGTGCCTGGAGGTACAGGCCAGGTTTCTGCAGGGGTCTGCGACTCCCGCATTCAGTTAGTGTTTGTTTGATCAAGTGTTAGGCCGTATCATGTATCCCCATGGGATTTCCTAACATGCGCCAGC includes the following:
- a CDS encoding PHD finger and BAH domain-containing protein, whose protein sequence is MAQKTQHVIPSEEQTNSASRTLSAKEKEGAATASVNANSTKQSANPPAATSSGTSSTSISNVLPRMLDPSPLPPNNSEPSTDAPMGKSTQTSAQAAAAAAKDGSTAANPYGTRSRNRTGNSRINYAEDRDLDMDIFELYPDRREGGEAKKGSSKQAAASASSATTQAATPSASSSSPTNGASQPAPRTAVNGTSAATTVTSTSTSTSRKPLPTIDDSRKGHSSNGTKDQQARQPSTSPAANGAATTTTTNGPTKSKKRKADPAAIASSSQTPTSAANSSTSHNKRVKTISNDNNGNSKTPTNGPVSDLGTAAGYGETNLLTFENTKAMPKDDKMVADDGTVLEVNDHVYLVCEPPGEPYYLGRIMEFLHTKNDPTKPVDALRVNWYYRPKDIGRRVQDTRMVFATMHSDISPLTALRGKCQIRHKTEIPDLAAYKRLRDCFWFEKLYDRYIQKNYEVIPTKQIINVPEHVKKVLDERWKYILVEQGRGKELTSAVKTCKRCVGYCASNDSVDCAVCQNTYHMNCVRPPLLKKPSRGFAWSCAACSRAQERKLEARNTPNVLDPNGTHFDDDDEFLEDDEEDPPGVQTGMSSRTSPATEDLHQEATAEQIYQCSLWPYRYLGMHCKVEDALDYDDRIFPRASTRLGPRHQAVVVPWYGRPVQYVKPLEIKKTGRKDGKLNKEQQALLEAERKKRETRPQWIQDEPAGYVERGGDDTVTVLYKPPELCGKQMPNEAIDEFMDKARGMAVELGLPPRSTNLQDVARDLLFKNDFDPKKALQQLSKVPKAEFKEPELTPAELKKFEEGVGKYGSELHLVMKHVKTLKPATVTRFYYTWKKTERGKQIWGNFAARKGKRDAKKAEAAATKQADDVADDHDDSAFDAGKAKARKKAFMCKFCGTKASRQWRRAPTISQPIGETSGRSTKQDKKGEFIPALCRRCAELWRRYAIQWEDVDEVAKKVAQLAGRNWKPKVDEDLYKELLAADEMIANTKIRTPEPTPVPTLVHEPPAAGQEPPRKKLKGSTREKDKDKAQEKEKENEKVEKEKEKEKEKEKELEPAVSEPGSVASTPTPVITKKKEKVVEKPVAIEKPAPPPPPPVPEIPKPRTLPCAICRQMEPMGDQHLSCKECRMTVHRNCYGVLEHRAPGKWTCDMCLNDKSPQVSLSYKCVLCPVEKTEHDFVGPPKNSHKKKTEKERERERQERENAIKAAEYYRKKQEELNRPVDPREPLKRTADNNWVHVTCAVWTPEVKFGNAKALAPIEGIPLINRTKYSEICRACKQDGGACVSCYHCKSPVHVECAHKAGYVLGFDITPVKGSRRDQHNIVTLGSESGTMSATIWCKEHAPQKGAFHPMHEKVDESGMTALQLYVQNYKQADLTLTGCARKAIQITPTTRPTSSSATSTSHQARRISTIHLLNGDHGESTAGCRQLGSKICLTCGTDVSPKWYPIDEAQERGLVNGYCGNLGSEAQKFIEQRSVQCHKCKKEGRQPHVHPKREPTPPPPPAPLLVPAVEPVVHPVQVSQAPPVAPPPAPVTTAPTAVMDIPGSRQPGPSPYWSPGVQAAPIQPPLAHPAPTRPPVSHPPVPVSGPVAPQVAPPPTLPPSLAPRGPSMPQSLFGSAPPRPYDDWHRQPSGHPPPLHPARQLNGTGPSPPPLNSMSSLAPPNHLRPSPSLSIANLTHAQPPPPPPQNGHNGHNGHIAHPSPYARMDGLPLSPRRVSGQPTTPSGGSYLSGGSLHSHGGPPDLRPPTDLRTDLRPHSMLNHALPPHHVTGLPPQPAAAEQHQPLSFLRHWNSHTAQQNQPPPLHHTSSYQQVSGLPPPPRDNKPKDMKTGASSSPSLRNLLH